A portion of the Actomonas aquatica genome contains these proteins:
- the ispH gene encoding 4-hydroxy-3-methylbut-2-enyl diphosphate reductase: MTIDSAPIPTLCALLAFDCNNRLAVRQLGSKAGLAFSGLGDAMAIERLESAFAEHSQPRELFQLTTGGRHYRVVAAQVRGTPADAEVRCVSIDELQRQPDALAPSLAAILAELEPHLVRLPYLHLGENDFIYKFRPEKERNPAIYADDEVSSGLYQSKLCAAIKALARQHERRATCPVSLDFGAVEYLIPSHFGFCLGVKNAIERAYETLAANPGRRVFMLSELIHNPFVNEDLNRRGLRYLQTDKGIPYTTAGTPATGAADEELIWDTLTPDDVVIIPAFGATDEDKARLVQKGIAVFPHDATCMLVEKVWKAARSYGREGYTVIIHGKAEHEETKATFSNTRRHAPAVIVRNLAEVEQLADIITSTDPGHRQTFYDTFAGKFTDGFDVEQHLQHVAVVNQTTLLMNETLAIIERLRGAFVARYGETGVERVGGGGRRDTLCYATQVNQDALGRALAEPLDAAFVIGGKNSSNTYQLYRLCADNLGDKAFFIQSERNILSLDACEHYVFPSQGPASGGHVESQPLWPGAMARRRVLITGGASCPDGLIQQVITRLNSFFPADQLRSIDAVLADLAEPRA, encoded by the coding sequence ATGACGATCGATTCCGCTCCCATTCCCACGCTCTGCGCCTTGCTCGCCTTTGACTGCAATAACCGCCTGGCGGTGCGCCAACTCGGTTCCAAAGCCGGGCTCGCGTTTTCCGGTCTGGGTGACGCCATGGCCATCGAACGCTTGGAGAGCGCCTTCGCTGAGCACAGCCAACCGCGCGAGCTGTTCCAGCTGACCACGGGCGGTCGCCATTACCGCGTCGTAGCCGCCCAGGTGCGCGGCACTCCGGCCGACGCCGAAGTGCGTTGTGTATCCATCGACGAGTTACAGCGCCAGCCCGACGCCCTGGCCCCTTCGCTGGCCGCCATCCTGGCGGAACTGGAACCGCACCTCGTGCGGCTGCCCTACCTGCATCTCGGAGAGAATGATTTTATCTACAAGTTTCGACCTGAGAAGGAACGCAACCCCGCCATCTACGCCGACGACGAGGTCTCGAGCGGCCTCTACCAATCGAAACTCTGCGCCGCCATCAAAGCCCTCGCCCGCCAGCACGAGCGTCGCGCCACCTGCCCGGTGAGCCTCGATTTCGGCGCGGTCGAATACCTCATCCCCAGCCACTTCGGCTTCTGCCTCGGCGTCAAAAACGCCATCGAACGCGCCTACGAAACCCTCGCCGCCAATCCGGGACGTCGCGTCTTCATGCTCTCCGAGCTGATCCACAATCCCTTTGTCAACGAGGACCTCAACCGCCGCGGCCTGCGCTATCTGCAGACCGACAAAGGCATCCCCTACACCACCGCCGGCACTCCCGCCACCGGTGCCGCCGACGAGGAGCTCATCTGGGACACGCTCACCCCCGATGACGTTGTGATCATTCCCGCCTTCGGGGCAACCGACGAGGACAAGGCCCGCCTCGTGCAGAAGGGAATCGCAGTCTTCCCTCACGACGCAACCTGCATGCTGGTGGAGAAGGTCTGGAAAGCCGCCCGCAGCTACGGTCGCGAGGGCTACACCGTGATCATTCACGGCAAGGCGGAGCACGAGGAAACCAAAGCGACATTTTCCAACACCCGCCGCCATGCGCCCGCGGTCATCGTGCGTAACCTCGCCGAGGTCGAACAACTGGCCGACATCATCACGAGCACTGACCCCGGCCATCGCCAAACATTCTACGACACCTTCGCCGGCAAATTCACCGACGGCTTCGATGTCGAACAGCACCTCCAGCATGTCGCAGTGGTCAACCAAACCACCCTGCTCATGAATGAGACCCTCGCCATCATCGAACGCCTCCGTGGCGCATTCGTCGCGCGTTATGGCGAGACCGGCGTCGAACGGGTGGGCGGCGGCGGACGCCGCGACACTTTGTGCTACGCGACGCAGGTGAACCAGGACGCCCTCGGCCGCGCCCTCGCCGAACCGCTCGACGCCGCCTTCGTGATCGGCGGCAAGAACTCCTCCAACACCTACCAACTCTATCGCCTTTGCGCGGATAACCTCGGCGACAAAGCCTTCTTCATCCAAAGCGAACGCAACATCCTCTCACTCGATGCCTGCGAGCACTACGTCTTCCCCTCGCAGGGCCCGGCCAGCGGTGGCCACGTGGAATCCCAACCCCTCTGGCCCGGAGCCATGGCCCGGCGGCGCGTCCTGATCACCGGTGGCGCGTCCTGTCCCGATGGCCTGATCCAGCAGGTCATCACGCGGCTCAACAGTTTCTTCCCCGCCGATCAACTGCGCTCCATTGATGCCGTGTTGGCCGATCTGGCCGAACCCCGCGCCTAG
- a CDS encoding hybrid sensor histidine kinase/response regulator, producing the protein MPDTEFLGRTWETEEGFPDIAGVSFAQTPDGYLWVGTFSQLLRFDGNHFTRITSPDAPGLDAGLVLALHVDTRGALWVGTQAGVGRLFAGKWTWWGEDRGVAPGIVRDITSDSGGRVYVARENFLLTNDGSVADDFRNVELPRSSEGRSAPLRVAMDEHDRVWLMDHSWLAFGREGEWEVILEEKVRDPGDSNLLGLTRARAGGMWIARDDVVRRWHGGEWREVVQRPAANLPGAVRMMEDTSGGLWMGSYVAGVARVDLATREYWVAGPDVDLRNPSILALLEDREGNIWIGTNGGGVTRLRPRLVSLHGVGEGLTQPVVNSFQPDGDGFLLATHGGGLVRWTGEGFVPAQWQGQKLDPGWPQSLEQDGQGGWWVGTFNDGLFHINAATGMINPQPIAGEQKHHVAALKRAADGRLWVGYDGGLAWRDPDGEWSLFDPRSEGAGSASIRHLALDAEGELWFAGVGIGLWVWPREEDTPRYLGYGLDPEEEAEDGMPHLVMGLTATRRNGVWASFADGRIEQWTTEGVSVISQEHGLPTDIWGALSCDGEGNLWLGGSELLVRIPTETLQAFLTGEAAQVRVSVIDHNDGFPPSGTRAGFQPVVQRDAKGDIWFATYKGLAVVDSSRVSNRVEMPNVHIERIDAAELQVPVNAAVNEVRLPAGTRRATVRYTGVSLGTPSRVRYAVRILGVDDDWVDVGATREVQLLDFSPGRYVVQVRAWLDHQQADARNTTEVTVIIEAAWWETWWFRILAGVAALAAIVGLAWRVIHVRRRHMLERMAQLEALEAERRETREARVATEAAEAANRAKSDFLANMSHEIRTPLIGVIGSAELLEGSQLDDEQQLHLRTLRASADSLLSLISDILDFSKIEAGKVDIEAVEFDLWQILEDVAGIGALRTAGQDVELGLVLDPSVPQRVIGDPARLRQVLLNLLSNALKFTAHGEVRLVARVVNPSDVGRAQLCFAVRDTGIGIKPEVQARIMERFTQADASTTRRFGGTGLGLAICQRLVDLMGGAMCVESEEGRGSEFNFTVDFELGAVAAPLPENVPLIVVLDTTRLGAETAACTVRRLGLRSVIAEDADHALRLLQASSETVPVLLLRNPAVAWSDAIAAQWSEKNTLWVQEQGAQPRLTGALRKPLLAPGDIAEGLMALGLDWLAVEGLHKPIQTPRTTPQKEAPETRSRFKVLLVDDELTSRRIGERLLTRLGYAFKSAQNGAEGVALVQAEAFDLVLMDCHMPVMDGYEATVRIRSLPGKARAIPVLALTANVVAESRERCLSVGMNDFISKPVRLAELDAALKRWLVVQAEAFDPSR; encoded by the coding sequence TTGCCGGACACGGAATTCCTGGGTCGCACGTGGGAGACGGAGGAAGGGTTTCCCGACATCGCCGGGGTATCGTTTGCGCAGACGCCGGATGGCTACCTGTGGGTGGGCACGTTTTCACAATTGCTGCGATTTGACGGCAATCACTTCACGCGGATCACTTCGCCGGATGCGCCAGGGTTGGACGCCGGACTGGTGTTGGCGCTGCATGTCGATACCCGCGGTGCGTTGTGGGTGGGCACTCAGGCGGGAGTCGGTCGGCTCTTTGCCGGGAAGTGGACGTGGTGGGGAGAGGACCGGGGGGTGGCGCCGGGAATCGTGCGTGACATCACGAGCGACTCCGGCGGACGGGTTTATGTGGCGCGGGAAAACTTCCTGCTGACGAATGATGGATCGGTGGCGGACGATTTTCGCAACGTGGAGCTCCCGCGTTCGTCAGAGGGGCGGAGCGCGCCTTTGCGGGTGGCGATGGACGAACACGATCGCGTTTGGTTGATGGATCACAGTTGGCTCGCGTTCGGTCGCGAAGGGGAATGGGAAGTTATTTTGGAGGAGAAGGTGCGGGATCCGGGCGACTCCAACCTACTCGGGCTCACACGCGCGCGGGCGGGAGGAATGTGGATTGCGCGTGATGATGTCGTGCGTCGATGGCATGGCGGGGAGTGGCGCGAAGTGGTGCAACGACCGGCGGCCAATTTACCGGGTGCGGTGCGGATGATGGAGGATACGTCGGGTGGGCTCTGGATGGGCAGTTACGTTGCTGGAGTCGCCCGGGTGGATCTCGCGACTCGGGAATATTGGGTGGCGGGGCCGGACGTCGATCTGCGCAATCCCTCGATTTTGGCGCTCTTGGAAGACCGGGAGGGTAATATCTGGATCGGCACCAACGGAGGCGGCGTCACCCGATTGCGGCCGCGGCTGGTGTCGCTGCACGGCGTGGGGGAAGGGCTTACGCAGCCGGTGGTGAACAGTTTCCAACCCGACGGTGACGGGTTCTTGTTGGCGACCCATGGCGGTGGTTTGGTGCGTTGGACGGGCGAAGGTTTTGTCCCGGCGCAGTGGCAGGGCCAAAAACTGGATCCGGGGTGGCCTCAGAGCTTGGAGCAGGATGGCCAGGGCGGATGGTGGGTGGGCACGTTCAACGACGGGCTGTTTCACATCAACGCTGCGACTGGCATGATCAATCCGCAGCCAATCGCGGGCGAACAGAAGCATCACGTGGCGGCGCTCAAGCGGGCCGCCGATGGCAGATTGTGGGTGGGCTACGACGGCGGTTTGGCGTGGCGAGATCCGGACGGCGAATGGAGTTTATTTGATCCCCGGTCGGAAGGGGCGGGGAGCGCGAGCATTCGACACTTGGCCTTGGATGCAGAGGGGGAACTCTGGTTCGCTGGGGTGGGAATTGGTCTGTGGGTCTGGCCACGGGAGGAGGATACACCGCGCTATCTCGGCTACGGCCTCGATCCAGAGGAAGAAGCCGAGGACGGCATGCCTCATTTGGTCATGGGTCTGACGGCGACGAGACGAAATGGGGTGTGGGCGTCTTTTGCGGATGGGCGGATCGAGCAATGGACGACGGAGGGCGTCTCTGTGATTTCGCAAGAACATGGTTTGCCTACCGATATTTGGGGGGCTTTGTCATGTGACGGTGAGGGCAATCTGTGGTTGGGCGGCAGTGAGCTATTGGTCCGCATCCCGACAGAGACGCTGCAGGCGTTTCTCACGGGAGAGGCCGCGCAGGTGCGGGTCAGTGTGATCGATCATAATGATGGCTTTCCGCCGTCGGGAACACGGGCGGGATTCCAGCCCGTGGTGCAGCGAGACGCCAAGGGAGATATCTGGTTTGCCACCTACAAAGGGTTGGCGGTGGTGGATTCAAGCCGGGTGTCCAATCGGGTGGAGATGCCCAACGTGCACATCGAGCGCATCGATGCCGCCGAGTTGCAGGTGCCGGTGAATGCGGCGGTGAACGAAGTGCGACTGCCGGCGGGCACCCGCCGTGCCACCGTGCGCTACACCGGAGTCTCGCTGGGCACCCCCTCACGTGTGCGCTACGCGGTGCGTATTCTGGGCGTGGATGATGATTGGGTCGATGTCGGGGCCACGCGCGAGGTGCAGCTGTTGGATTTTTCCCCGGGGCGTTACGTGGTGCAGGTCAGGGCGTGGTTGGATCACCAACAGGCGGACGCCCGCAATACCACCGAGGTGACCGTCATCATCGAAGCCGCGTGGTGGGAAACCTGGTGGTTCCGTATTCTGGCGGGGGTGGCGGCGCTGGCGGCGATCGTGGGTTTGGCTTGGCGGGTGATCCATGTGCGACGCCGCCACATGCTTGAGCGCATGGCGCAGTTGGAGGCTCTGGAGGCGGAACGACGAGAGACGCGCGAGGCGCGGGTGGCCACCGAAGCGGCCGAAGCCGCCAATCGAGCCAAGAGCGATTTCCTCGCCAACATGAGTCACGAGATTCGCACTCCGCTGATTGGTGTGATCGGCTCGGCAGAGTTGCTCGAAGGCTCTCAACTCGACGACGAACAGCAACTCCACTTGCGCACCCTGCGTGCTTCGGCGGATTCCCTGCTGAGCCTGATCAGTGACATCCTGGACTTTTCCAAAATCGAAGCGGGCAAGGTGGACATCGAAGCCGTCGAGTTCGATCTCTGGCAGATCCTGGAGGATGTGGCGGGAATCGGCGCCCTGCGCACGGCCGGACAGGATGTGGAGCTGGGGTTGGTCCTCGATCCGTCCGTGCCGCAGCGCGTCATCGGCGACCCGGCCCGGCTGCGGCAGGTGCTGCTCAATCTCCTGAGCAACGCGCTGAAGTTCACCGCCCACGGGGAAGTGCGATTGGTCGCGCGCGTGGTGAACCCGTCGGATGTGGGCCGGGCGCAACTTTGCTTTGCGGTGCGCGACACCGGCATTGGCATCAAGCCGGAGGTGCAAGCGCGCATCATGGAACGCTTCACCCAAGCCGACGCTTCGACAACGCGTCGTTTTGGCGGCACCGGGCTCGGTCTGGCCATCTGCCAACGGCTGGTCGATCTGATGGGCGGCGCGATGTGCGTCGAAAGTGAAGAGGGGCGAGGATCCGAGTTTAACTTCACGGTCGATTTTGAACTGGGCGCGGTGGCTGCCCCCCTGCCTGAGAACGTGCCCTTGATCGTTGTTCTGGACACCACGCGACTGGGGGCGGAAACCGCTGCCTGCACGGTGCGGCGATTGGGGCTGCGAAGTGTCATCGCGGAAGACGCGGATCACGCGCTACGTTTACTGCAAGCGTCGAGCGAGACGGTTCCCGTATTGTTGCTGCGCAACCCGGCGGTGGCCTGGTCCGACGCGATCGCGGCGCAATGGTCGGAGAAAAACACCTTATGGGTGCAGGAACAGGGGGCTCAACCGCGGCTCACGGGAGCACTGCGCAAGCCGCTGCTGGCTCCCGGCGATATCGCCGAAGGGCTCATGGCTTTGGGCTTGGATTGGCTTGCGGTGGAGGGGTTGCACAAACCGATTCAGACTCCACGGACCACCCCGCAGAAAGAGGCGCCGGAGACCCGGTCCCGCTTCAAGGTGCTGCTGGTTGATGACGAGCTCACCAGTCGACGTATCGGTGAGCGCTTGCTGACCCGCTTGGGCTACGCCTTCAAGTCGGCGCAAAACGGTGCCGAGGGCGTGGCCTTGGTGCAGGCGGAGGCCTTTGATCTGGTCCTGATGGATTGCCACATGCCGGTCATGGACGGTTACGAAGCCACCGTGCGGATTCGTTCTCTGCCGGGCAAAGCTCGGGCGATTCCGGTGCTGGCGCTCACCGCCAATGTTGTTGCAGAGAGTCGCGAGCGCTGCCTGAGCGTCGGCATGAACGACTTCATCTCCAAGCCCGTGCGTTTGGCCGAGCTCGATGCAGCGTTGAAGCGTTGGCTGGTGGTGCAGGCCGAGGCGTTCGACCCAAGCCGCTGA
- a CDS encoding DUF5069 domain-containing protein codes for MIDYSAPDLTQHPPRSPRVRLGGFVHLPRLLDKARAFAAGKHGDYIYPCPMDERLFAFAGVDATAFLDAVKCGKSDTEMLAWLMEHLSPARLPHEILAWSDWLENLAPGDPRRHGNFATEIERMAPGRLDIVTTFDRLELDDYTAFGGRG; via the coding sequence ATGATCGACTACAGCGCTCCCGACCTCACCCAACACCCGCCCCGCAGCCCGCGGGTGCGTCTCGGCGGCTTCGTGCACCTGCCCCGCCTATTGGACAAAGCCCGCGCCTTCGCCGCCGGCAAACACGGCGACTACATCTACCCGTGCCCCATGGACGAGCGCCTCTTCGCCTTCGCCGGAGTCGACGCCACCGCTTTTCTGGACGCGGTCAAATGCGGCAAATCCGACACCGAGATGCTCGCTTGGCTGATGGAGCACCTCAGCCCGGCGCGCCTGCCGCACGAGATTCTGGCGTGGTCCGACTGGCTGGAGAACCTCGCTCCCGGCGACCCGCGTCGCCATGGCAACTTTGCCACCGAAATCGAACGTATGGCCCCCGGGCGGCTCGACATCGTTACGACCTTCGATCGCCTCGAACTCGACGACTACACGGCCTTTGGCGGCCGCGGCTGA
- a CDS encoding DNA alkylation repair protein codes for MPPPAETTQPEAFKDWFNPTLYREIADQLASVCPAFDRKQFLQLTLEGLESRSLMERLRQTPVAAHAALPGSYAEKLQVLEKLAARSDHNFVGIWFAEFAGRYGTDDPTRALAAMRHFTQFGSAEFAIRPYIQNDPKTTLATLLKWTRDDNEHVRRLASEGSRPRLPWGLRLGFLVEDPSPTRPILEALKADPSLYVRKSVANHLNDIAKDHPNYVVALVRDWDRDNPLTAWIVKRGLRTLVKNGHPAALELMGAGQAPKLDVATFTAAPTRLTLGTPLQLEAELRSTSRKTQQLIVDYIVHYVKANGSTSPKVFKWKELSLAPGETLSLRKRQTIQDFSTRRHYAGHHRIELQINGQILARTGFDLRR; via the coding sequence ATGCCCCCGCCCGCGGAAACAACCCAGCCCGAAGCGTTCAAGGACTGGTTTAACCCCACCCTATACCGCGAGATCGCTGACCAACTTGCCAGCGTCTGCCCCGCTTTCGACCGGAAGCAGTTTTTGCAACTCACGTTGGAGGGACTGGAATCGCGCTCGCTCATGGAGCGTTTGCGACAAACTCCCGTCGCCGCCCATGCCGCTCTGCCCGGTTCCTACGCGGAAAAACTGCAGGTGCTCGAAAAACTCGCCGCCCGTTCCGACCACAACTTCGTCGGTATCTGGTTCGCCGAATTCGCCGGCCGCTACGGCACGGATGATCCGACCCGGGCGCTGGCCGCGATGCGCCATTTCACACAATTCGGCTCCGCCGAGTTTGCGATCCGGCCTTATATCCAGAACGACCCCAAGACGACGCTCGCCACCCTGCTGAAGTGGACGCGAGACGACAACGAACACGTGCGCCGCCTTGCCAGCGAAGGCAGCCGGCCGCGACTTCCCTGGGGGCTCCGGCTCGGCTTTCTCGTCGAAGACCCTTCGCCCACCAGGCCGATTCTCGAGGCCCTCAAAGCCGATCCCTCGCTTTACGTCCGGAAGTCGGTGGCCAATCACCTCAACGACATCGCCAAGGATCACCCCAACTACGTGGTCGCGCTGGTGCGCGATTGGGACCGCGACAATCCGCTCACCGCGTGGATCGTGAAACGTGGCTTGCGCACTCTGGTCAAAAACGGCCACCCCGCCGCGCTGGAGCTCATGGGCGCCGGCCAAGCCCCGAAACTGGATGTCGCCACCTTCACGGCCGCCCCCACCCGCTTGACGCTGGGCACGCCCCTGCAACTCGAAGCCGAACTGCGCTCCACCAGCCGCAAGACGCAACAGCTGATCGTCGACTACATTGTCCATTACGTGAAAGCCAACGGCAGCACCTCGCCCAAGGTGTTCAAGTGGAAGGAATTATCACTCGCCCCCGGGGAAACCCTATCACTGCGTAAACGGCAAACGATCCAGGACTTCTCCACCCGTCGCCACTACGCCGGCCACCATCGCATTGAGCTCCAGATCAACGGCCAGATTTTGGCCCGCACCGGCTTTGATCTGCGACGCTGA
- a CDS encoding tetratricopeptide repeat protein — MGEAQPAKGKATSTDFESAYQRANDQLYREPLLAEAEFKSLLNTLDRRDSAQIARVQERRAIALRILCQYDRAQAAGEDAMQRYELLDNEAGVGRACVALGNIAWSRGLLVDALSYYESALEIRQRLDDLPAHAGALGSVANILTALDRLPEAKTHYQCALAICQHTGDQRFAARTHNNLGDCLLQMDEVEAALDHCSTALRICRDIDDRIDEPAVLINLGRIRSRRNEWQDALDLLDEAAALAAIGGDRRTEAEAMLHRARITEDRSRIDSSFAPQAALFRQEALQLAEVIGAHALSRLLHEDCAVAADRAGKKLTALKHRSQAAVHREIESQGAA, encoded by the coding sequence ATGGGCGAAGCACAACCAGCAAAGGGCAAAGCGACCTCCACCGATTTCGAGTCGGCGTATCAGCGCGCCAACGACCAGCTCTATCGAGAGCCCTTGTTGGCCGAGGCGGAATTTAAGTCTTTGCTCAACACGCTCGACCGCCGTGACTCCGCCCAAATCGCCCGCGTGCAGGAACGCCGGGCCATCGCCCTACGCATCCTCTGCCAGTATGATCGCGCCCAGGCCGCCGGCGAAGATGCGATGCAACGCTACGAGCTGCTCGACAACGAAGCCGGGGTCGGCCGCGCCTGCGTAGCGCTTGGCAACATTGCGTGGAGCCGCGGACTCCTGGTTGACGCGCTGTCCTATTACGAGTCCGCCCTGGAGATCCGCCAGCGACTCGACGACCTCCCGGCTCACGCTGGAGCTCTGGGCAGCGTGGCCAACATTCTGACCGCGCTCGACCGACTGCCCGAAGCCAAAACGCACTACCAGTGCGCTCTGGCGATCTGCCAACATACCGGCGACCAACGTTTCGCTGCGCGCACCCACAACAACCTCGGCGATTGCCTCCTGCAGATGGACGAAGTGGAGGCCGCGCTCGACCATTGCTCCACCGCTTTGCGCATTTGTCGCGACATCGATGATCGCATCGATGAACCCGCCGTCTTGATCAACCTCGGCCGCATCCGCAGCCGGCGCAACGAATGGCAGGACGCGCTCGACCTCCTCGACGAAGCAGCCGCGCTGGCCGCGATCGGCGGCGACCGGCGCACCGAAGCCGAAGCCATGCTTCATCGGGCTCGCATCACCGAGGACCGTTCCCGCATCGATTCCTCCTTCGCGCCGCAAGCCGCGCTGTTCCGCCAGGAAGCTCTGCAACTCGCCGAGGTCATCGGCGCCCACGCGCTCTCGCGCTTGTTACACGAGGACTGCGCCGTCGCCGCCGACCGCGCGGGGAAAAAACTCACCGCCCTGAAGCACCGCTCCCAAGCCGCGGTCCACCGCGAAATCGAATCGCAAGGCGCCGCCTGA